ctgtccccccccccacatacacacacatactctctctctctctctctctctctctctctctctctctctctctctctctctctctctctctctctctctctctctctctctctctctctctctctctctctctctctctaacacacacacacacacacacattctctcTCACTCTCATCACTTTCTTTCTCTCACtcctctcactctctctcaaacacacatacacacacacactctctctccatctctctctctttctctctttatttctctctctctctctatatatatatatatataattatatatatatatatatatatatatatatatatatatatatatcagaatcTTTCTTTcagagtctctctctctctgagtctCTGTCACCACAAGTAAAAGGATTCTACTTTTTTGTCATATGTGATTTTTCAATAACAagaaaagttgaaaataaattaGCCTGTTTAAAGTCGTTGCAGCCTCTCAGCAAAGTTCATTCGATCCAGCGATAGCCGAGTCCACAACAGTCTAAACATATTTAGATCTACTACAGTTACTGTGGTGTAGTTGGAAGGTAGTTGACGTGTACAAAGTCAACGTGGGAGAGACAGTACATATGGCATGGTGATGCAATGCATACATCGCCGAGATCCTCGAGGCAATTTAGACATTttaatatcatcatcattataaaatgatatattgttatATGATCTACTACAAATCGCTGGGTACGGTAACATGAAGCAAAAGTCACAGTATGAGATGGGTTGAAAGTACGTTTATGATCGGCATGAGATTGTATCAGTGTTGTGACGAAGTAACAATGCTAACCATGTTGTAAATGAAACCGCACTGTCAGACTTCTCTCATAAGAACATATTTCTCTCTATATCGGTCAGTCCTTGCATGGTTTTATAATCAAATATTTCTGAACGTTAGGCCTCGCCATCCTCGCAAGGCAAAAAAAGCATATCTTTTCGCTGACGCGAGAAAAATAATACTGTTTTAGaaggtgccgtaaagaggtatGCAGTTTACGACGATATGTCGTTAAAAGGTCAGGTATTTCACGATTCTTACATTAGTGCTGCCTTCTCAGTGGAACCCATACGTATTGGATAGGGTcactttttcaaattttttctatagctctgccagaccgTGGACGGTCTATGGCCAGGCAAAAGTTTTTTCACAGCCAATCGAAATCCTAATCCTAACAGTGCCTTTAAAAGTAAAAGTTATCTAGCCTGTCTTTTTGgacaaatgaataaaccaaGGCATTCTCGATGTGTCGATGATGGCGCACTGCTACGACTTTAGATACGCACCCCAATAAATAAAGGAATGCACGATTACcaaataatttcttttgttacGACAAAACACAGACGTCGTTTTGTTTGGTGGTTTGAGACACAATGTATTGTGTAAGTTTATGTTTATTGGTTAATAAATTATTCTAATGTAATATGCCAATTGTGATGTAATACTCACCACACCTAAAACAATGATGTCACTACGTGTGTACACAGTTCCGAaactatttttgaaatgtagcaaaaaaattGTTATAAACAAAAACGGCGAGTTACAATTTGTATCAGTGTGAATAACAATAGCATGTTTTATATAGCTAGCATGGTTCTGCGGCACGAATTCAGGTTGGCAAGTATACGAATATGTGTTGAAATTTGGCATCTGTTCAAGTGGCGATCTTAGATGAAAAAAGATAATCGAAAGTTGGATTGTGTTCTGAAATCTCATGAAAGAATCGACTGTGTGAACGAAAAAGGCGTTCCTTCAAATAAATAACAACGCTTGAAAGGGTTTGAAAGTAAATTGCATAGAACCGCAGACAAGGAATGCGATGGAACTCATTCAATGGTCCCCGTATAGTCTCTTTAACTTAAAAGCCGCACAAATAAGTCCACAGCGCATAACTGTATACAAATGCGGTTATATGACACAGGGGTCAGTTTTGGGAGATTAgcttttacaaaaatattgctttgtGCTGACAGACTGCTGGCAATATAATTACTGAGCGGAAACTGGTGTTCCAGAGATAGGAACATAACGCCGCCATGCTTCTTAATTATGTGGACAGCTGGGTTATATTGAAACTCACCGTACCATTAAATTGTTCCctttttaataaatttattaatacaATATCGCTTGATAAATCAACGCAGTTTCTACATCATGAAATTAGACTATTCTCTAGAGAAAAATGAAGGATtctgtttctattttcaacaaattatctcaaaaaaattaaagtacTGTCTAAATTTACCGGAATGGCAAGCTAACGAGGAAAGAGTAATATGCTGTACATTCTTTTGTCCGCCATTTTGCACTCAGAGTAAATATGAACGAAAAATTCTATTTGGACTCTCTATTGTACAGATTCATAACCCAATTATTTCTAGCTATATGTACTCATCACATAAGGGTGCCAATTATCGCCATGGCGATCACTGCGGGGTGGCATTTAGTCTGTTTATATCTGTGTTTTAAACTGCTGATTTAATGGCGACGCACAGCAGATGCAAACCCTGAGGAGTGAAATTCGAAACGCCTGATATAAATTTCGTTTATATATCCATGAAAACAGGCCCTCATAAATACATGATGTGGTTCTTAAGTATATTTTGACAATATTAATACCGTATATTTAAGTTAAAATGGTATGTGTTTGCCTTTCGAGTAAATGGCGTTGCGAGTGACAATGCCATCACGAATAAAAAATGTCGGCTTTTCAAAAACCTGAGCAAATTTTAAATCTCGGACTAAAAATATGAAGGGGTAACAGATGttaaataacatttcaaagtgTTATAGATATTCAAGATAAAAAATGGTCAAATTGTGTCAAAGAGCGAGAAAAAAAGCGACGCCATTATTGATGCACCATTGGGTGAAAAGGGAATTTTCTGCTTGTAGCATAGGGCGTGCCACCGCAATGCATCAAAAGTCAAGTTCAAAACGATTATGAAAACGTTTTTCCTAAAAACTAAAGTTATAACTTGTCAGaaaaatatatctatataaaatatttagcATTGTAAAATACTGCATTTGTATTAATAAGTTATGCATTAACTCAGACAACCATTCATGGCATTATGCCATTAGGTCGACTACTTTCAACATTGAGATCCGGTCTTTAAAACGTTCATCTCGCTTTTACACATATAATATTACTAAAACATACTATCACGGactaacattttgaaaaatggcCTACACATATATTGGAATGATAATCGAAACAACATTtgcaaaaattgaaaaactAAACTCACCAGCAGTGTGATATTCTTCGTCTATCGTACAGAACAGCAGAGAAAGCTATGCGAAATACCGTGGATGCCGGTGTTAATAATTCAAGCGACGCCACACGTGACCAAAAGCAAAACAGACCCGGATGTTAGACAAAAAATGGTACCTAAATATTGCAAGATGACAGCACAGAATTCGAAGGTcgttgacaattttgaacgaAGGATCGATGGGGGAATGAGGGGAAGATGAGAAAAAAAACTATATCAATCATATCagagagacaaacagaatacacacatattttataataatcTGAATAAATAATCTGAAAACGAAGCAGCTAGAGTAGATTATAGAACTCAGAGGAGGTACAAAGAGGAGGTGGTATATGAACAAGTGGAGGAGTTGGTCACGTGATGATGGTGTTGTAGGATGGAAGATTGTTTTGCAAATTAACACCTTTCCAGACAAAAACGCCAACATATCGTGATAAAATAAAGTGACAAAAGTCTCTAAATTTTTAGTTGGGTTTTAGACTAAACGGTAAACCCCCTTTTGTTACACAACGCAACACGCATTCAAGAGGAATAGCGATGTATTTTTTAcaccagagagggcgctgtccCAGCAAAGCTTCAGTCAAGTCAAACAGTAAGTCAATATGTCTGCTGTGCGTTGACATGCAAAATTTACGGCTGGTTTCTCCACAACATTCCAGAGCTAAAACACCTCTTATAAAGTAAAGAACAGCAAAGATAATTTCAGTTGAAACTTTCAACATTACTTTATTCAGCCTTTGTTTTTAAACTATACATTACACTCATAGGATTATCTACAGTAATGGATTGTGCATTGATTGTATCTACTACACACAATCCCAATATTTATCTTCTTTAAGCTATGGAAAGCACAGGTGACCTAGGAGGCCTTGTCAGTACAAGCTGATAGATGAGTTGCGAtaaaaacccttaggtcaccagtattttccgactaaatgaagacaaattttGGGAAAACAATATAACTACACCTCctaaagcataatttatgaaaaactgggggaaaataatggcgatttggaacaCAAATTTCCAGCACAACAGAACCAATTGCAAGGATGCGAGTTGTCGTGACATAGTGGGGTATAAAAacccatatttttgtttgaatgtgttcaacttggcttgtgtgcaATGTAATATTGTTTGCAATAAATTACTAGATAgttgtacacaaaatatatgcaaatgaaatgataaaaatgcaTGTTCATGTAGCATacacctcagaaataaaagtCATAAAATTTTGCTATAATTTCTTTTCCCCAAGAAAAGTCatcattctcagttaaaatcaagcaAAAAATCTGGGGTTGTTGTACAAATCTTTGAAATAGAGTTCAAACTATTATCAACATGAAGCCATtttcaaatccaatatggctgccgaatactgTATCAACTCTTTGGAGAAACAACATATTGTAAATTCCCTGAAAACACGATGGTGCGCctcaaaatttcttttattatttcaaaaagacaagGAATAAGAAGGGGAAGTTTGGAAAGATTGGAATAatttttgattttcagtgaaatttttTCCCTGAGGCACATTCTACACACGTGAGAACAAAAGTGGTGACATCAGGTATacaaatgaagcaccaacttAGGGTTCAATGAATTTGTCTGCCAAAAACGTGACTAATATTTTAACGTCTGTATTTCAAGAAAAGATGTGCATAAGACAAATATGAAACCTTATTTTTACTGTCTTTAACATCTGTTTTTGATGATTTGAGATCAAATTCAAAACCAATATAAAATGTTGAATAAGCATACACTCTGGAAAACCTAATTGAGTCACCTCCGTGTGACAAAATGCTGATCTTTCAAAGTTATcttattataaatacatgtatattaggaTAAATATGAGAATATTTAGAAGTTGTGCCCACTGActagtctagtaactatacaCGTGGTCGTTCTCTATgacacctctctctctctctctgcgtATAGTCAAATCAACAAAttctaaatctcctgctggggaaagggtgaacagtgcatgtcagtggtaatccatcacacactggaAGCGTAATTGGTTATTTTGCTCAGTTTGCTACAAACTGAACCTCCAGTTTGAAATTAAGTCATGTCATGATGCCAtaatgtttatatcaatgctccAATCGCATTAAACTAGTGCTGTCAGTGGTAACAACTGAATGTTGTGCTACAGAAAcccatttgactatatggtggAGAGAGAGATTATAGAAAACCACACATATAGTTACCATACTAGTTGACTATGACCAGGACTTTAGAGTTAGACTTATGAATTGTCACAATACTAGTACCCCTTAGCTgccccattgtagtacacctcACTCATCACTGTACCCCTTAGTTGTCCAAATAAAAAACCCTTCACTTGTCACTGTACTCCTCATTTGCCCTGTTCACGTATAGTTCCCGTTAGTTAGCTGTCCTCATCATCTGGTTCAATGACCTCAATGGTTTCACCTGCCTGTAACCATGACTTGGGAACAACTTTTTTGAGAAACACAGAAATCTTGTCTTTTTCAATCTggaagaaagaaaacagatgtacaTAAATTATCACTGGGATGAAATGATGTCATATTCCCAAACACTTTTATATAGCTACGAACCATGTCAATTTCAACACACTTCAGGTTTTTCCATGGATAGCCTAGAACATGGACGACTTGGCACCCTTGATACTTTGTTCATGTGAATGCTGTTTTGTCAAGTAAAATGATATGAAAGTAAGACGATAAACTTACCTTATAGTAACTTTTGGGTTCACATTCTATATGCTGTGGAGTTCTTACAAGCAGTTGATAAACTTACCTTATAGTAACTTTTGGGTTCACATTCTATACTCTGTGGAGTTCTTACAAGCAGTTGATAAACTTACCTTATAGTAACTTTTGGGTTCACATTCTATACGCTGTGGAGTTCTTACAAGCAGTTGATAAACTTACCTTATAGTAACTTTTGGGTTCACATTCTATCCGTTGTGGAGTTCTTACTAGCAGTTGATAAACTTCTTCCTTGCCTTCAGATTTCTTCAGATTTACCACTAGATTGAACTCCCTAGGTAAGCAGGAAAAAGCAACAAAGTGTATGAGTAATCTTACATAACTGTAACAATGCTAGAAGGCCAAAGTTTCTATCCCAGGTTcacacattagtgttatcttatcaatggaacCACAAGGAGAACCCTATGATGTACAAGTACCAGTGTGGTATACTTGAGGTATTTGTATGAGTATGTGCAGTGTTCTCTTTGGTTGTACTTTCACAAGTGTATAGTGAGTGAACAAATCAGCAGAAAACACCTCTATCATGAGATTCATAAAAATGAAGTTTGTTCATAGGATTTTATGTGCATGGAATAATGCATGTATACTTGTATACAGATACACAATAATGTTTTTGCCATTGCATTATAGTGCAAAACCAACAGTGTGTGCATGTACTGATGTAAGTAATCCCTGCACTGGTACTgtcatgtgtgtacatgtatatgagcaATCAGTTGcctgtagtctagttcctatacgatgtgctacgattactacgatcatctccactcaagTATACAGATAGTctttattctagcacagaaatctgtgctacccccgaCTGCATTCATAGTTACAGACTGGAGAGGTAGAGTTCGggtaatgagcaattgtct
The Glandiceps talaboti chromosome 23, keGlaTala1.1, whole genome shotgun sequence genome window above contains:
- the LOC144452936 gene encoding uncharacterized protein LOC144452936 yields the protein MAELIPGAKTPQHSLDERCSTDLARVIVVIEGLRVKSKIPLGKKLAGNADIKLSFGDKEFNLVVNLKKSEGKEEVYQLLVRTPQRIECEPKSYYKIEKDKISVFLKKVVPKSWLQAGETIEVIEPDDEDS